In the genome of Amphiura filiformis chromosome 11, Afil_fr2py, whole genome shotgun sequence, the window ATGTACAAGGGTCTCGAACAAGGCAAGGGAATGCCGAAAATATTTTActataaaatggtaaaaatatcgCCGCGAGTTTGTGTAGCAAGTTTTAAATGTGATAACCTTTCTGTGACCTCTCCTGAttattgattttgatcatttttacgcTAGTCCGAATGTACCCGTGAGCTTACATTTTAAGATCtcgacaaaaacaaaacaagaaaacaaccaGTATAATATTCAGGAAACAGATGTGTAAGGGCGTCAGGGCCTCTGTTTTATATGCATTACGGTCTTTACGACACTTTACATGGAACCCTACTGATAATTTTTAGTTTGCGTACCAACGTAGCAACCTGGTCTTCTGATTTGATATTTTTTGGCAATTGGGAATCaaagctacaaatgaaactcTATCCCTTCTCACAAGCCTCTTTTACATATTTTTTTGATTAATCTACAGCTTACTACTTCACACCTATGATAATAACAGGATGTCTTGCAGTTATGACAGGTGTCATTGTGGCGTATTTACACCAGCAAGATGGCAAATCAGACGTCCCCAAGTGGATTTGTATACTAGCCAAGAAGAAACCGGCGTACAACCCCAGCCTTGACCAGAATACCAATGACAGTGATAATGAAGGACACGGAAATTTGGATCCCAAACTAAATGACAAACGTCATATTCGAAAGAACCAAAGTTTAGAAGAGATCAAAACAGAGAATAACGCAGAAATTGAGAACACTTATACAAACTTGTACAAATCAACAGATGCCGGTTCTAGAATGGGAAATACTACTAGCGTGTTTCTTACCAAATACAATGGACATTTGATTGATAATATTGTAACGTGGAAAGACATTGCCACAGCTATTAACCGCATCATGCTAGCTGTTTGTCTTTGTATCACAGTAGTTTCAGTTCTAGTTATTGtctttttatataaatttatgtAACAGGATCATTAAACTTCTGATAAAGATCATCCCAGTGGCAATGAAGACTCGCTCGGCGGATGGTATTTCCTTCTTAGTGCCTATTTGCAACTTGCAAGAAGGGTGCTGGGGTAGAGCCAGAGGGTAGAGCAATTAGTGACAGCTCCACGTTTTTAGAACACAGTGACAGCTCCACGTTtgtaaaaaaacaagaaaaaaacagcGCCTTTACAATAAGGCTATAATGACTCAAAAACAATCTGATTTGGAAGAATACAAAGATTACAGGACGTTGACACAAAAGAACGCCTGTCAGAACTATTGGTCCTTCCAAAATAACATGCTCAATAATCCAGAAGAATTACAGGCTTTCTGGCGAATTATCAAATCCAAGAAGCAAGATTCTACTGGCGTTTCTTCTCTCAAGCAAGGTCATTTTCGACAGCAAGGGGAAACTAAACACCTTCAACAACCAGTTCAGGTCAGTTCTTACAACTGAGGAAACATCAAACTTGCCTAGATGACTGGCTCTGCTTACCCATCTATCAACAATATCTCCACCGAAAGGCTGTTAAAGCTGCTAAAATCCTTAAAGGCCAAGAAAGCGACTGGGCCTGATGATATCCCTGCTCGTTTCTTGCAAGAATTGGCTGTTGAAACTGCTCCAATATTAAATGCTATATTCCAACAGTCGTTACTGGTACAGTGGTAGTGTACCCAATGCTTGGATAATAGCCAACATAtctcccatattttttttttaaaagggacATGAGTACAGCTTCTAACTACCGCCCAGTATCGATCACGAGCATATGCAGCAAGCTAATTGAGCACATTATCTTCAGTCAGGTGATGAACCACTATGACACCTTCAACATCCTTACAGACGTCCAGCACGGGTTCCGCCCAGGCTGCCCCTGTGAGTCCCAGCTTCTGATAACCACCCACGATCTAGCCAGTGCCCTCGACAATAAAGGCCAAGTTGACGCCATTGTGTTGGATTTTCCAAGGCGTTCGACCGCGTTCCCCACCAGTGCCTCCTCCTGAAACTATAACATTACGGAGTTCGAGGTTCATTACTCGCTTGGGTAGACAACTTCTTAACGCAACGTTCGCAACAAGTCGTCATCGATGGCCAGGCATCGGAATGGGTCCCGTCACTTCAGGGGTGCCCCGGGGCACAGTGCTTGGTGTTCCATGACCTTTCATCAGGCATTACTTCAAATATCCGGCTCTTTGAAGATGACTGCCTCTTGTACAAACCTATCAACAATTCCGAAGATCTTGACAAGCTCCAGCAGTGGACATCTATTTGGCAAATGAAATTCAACACGGACAAATGTCATTCTATGAGATTCACCCTACGTCGCAATATTATTGACGGCCGATATCATTTAGGGAATAGTTGACGACTATCCATATCTTGGTTTGACATTCACCTCCAATCTGTCCTGGTTCAAACACATCAGCGGTGTAACAGCTCGTGTAAATAAAATCCTGGGGCTCATCCACAGAAATCTGAGAGGATGCTCTCGCAAGTTGAATGAACAAGCCTATAATCGCTCGTTCGACCTCATCTTGAATACACATGCCCAGTCTGATCCATaccaccaaaaagacatcaatgaaattaaaaacatacaGAGGCAGGCTGCAAGATTTGTCCTCTACAGATACAGACGGCAAGACAGTGTTTCATCAATGCTTCAAGAATTAGAGTGGGTCTCCTTCGAGCAAAGACGAAAAACATCTAGCCTCATTCTCATGTACAAGATATGTTACAACATTGTGGCAGTCAACCCAGCGCTTTACATGACTCCAATGCCTCTATCCTCTACAAGAGCGTACCATCCAAGCAAATTCAGTCCACTACCAGCCCGTATTCAGCTCTTCAAAGCGTCTTTCTTCCCGCGCACAGTCGCCTGGTGGAATTCTCTATCAGTGAGCACTTTGTCTTCTCCAACTTATGAGGTGTTCAGGGGAGCGGTAACTGGTTCTATGTAATTCCAGGTCCATTATTACTCGCACTTTGTATATATCGGTACCTTCATTACCTGCACTGCACGGGAGCAACAAGTTTTTCTTGCTTGGCACTACATCCAGACGTATGGACCTTGCCAAGTCTTAACGTAGAGGATACCACTTCGTTATCAGAAATGCTGCGTCTCTGGAATCATTCCAAACTATACaagacatatctttttccatattattgttgcctttgttttcttttttttttatcattttttcctACATGTATTACGAGCCCGGGGTAAAATGAACTCACGAGCCCCTTTGATCAGCGATGACAGTGGACTTCAGTGGATTTCATATGTGTGTGTTTGGGGGAAGGgggcgtaaatttctttgtggGGGGGTGTAAAATTCTTGAACACATGTTGAAGCGGAGCAAAGTATTGTCTTTAGCTGCTaatgatcaaatatgaacattgaaagaGACAAATGCGCGAGGAGCGCGCgctaatttgcaatttgaaaatgccactttCCTCCCTgattaagtttctctgaacaaCTTCAACACGAAATGCAGAAAAATTGCCAACTACGAAAATTTGCATTTCAAACGTAGCGATTTTTGCTCCAATGTTtgaacttatcatgcttattggtACAAACTCCGCGCAAAGCACGGAAAATTGCCAAATTTAAGCTTAATGATCAAATGAACATTGAATGGCACAATGCGCGCGActttgtgttcccacgattaagccacggctgtttgatgtgatcatttattaattttttgaacaaaacattattataatgttcaattctagacctgaattaTATACCAACAGCTGTCACACTAATAAATTGtacatacacatatattttgtagcaatttttaacatagattttcgtttctatatcaaagtatttcatctttttctgctttttcgtggtaatttttattttataaactgtacgtttgtgtgcaaattgagggcgctatttattatattctatatctaaattagccaaataatatgagttataccttacatgtcatgataaaaagtttttttgaaaattcccttgccatttgttagtctgtttgctgatgttctaataccatttaacaagacagtgtctaccccttgtaaagatgcaaacaagattttagataaatagcgccatcattgtttaacttttcttaaaaatgactcagtttacatgccatcaaacactTAAGCTGCACTCCCCTGATTTCTCAAAGTCTTCGTTATATCTAGGATGATCATTGTGGCATTTGAAAGGCAGGAAGTAACATAATTCAagtaaaataggcctatttatttgaaAGTGTGGGTCCGCAAAGGCTGTCTTGTATTGTTAATGCacgtctcttttctttgtttttacgggcccgctactttagtatgggccgtaaaagagcaaaaaTAACATACCTTATATAATGGAgccgtaaaggcaaagaaaagataccgaAGTGGGCCcgaaaaaagcaaagaaaagatatcaCGGGCCCGTAAAAGAAACaaagagaccttagtgagcaTGTAAAAaacttaataagcaaagaaaatatacctCTATGGAcccgtaaaaataaaaaagtgcacgtatccactcctttcgaaagccgtatcttgctaaacaaatgtatttaggccaaaatatcacaataatattgatttgaatatgttatcttcatattacatgcaaacaaatttcactgtttcgtagtgaacAAGGCTCGACAATGCCATTGACAATACATAGGATCATGCGTTCAGCGCTGACATGTACAGAAGGCTGTGTGCTACCATTAATACTACAgtccattcataaaaatatcaaactcactcgatagtatgaACCATAACGTATATTTCAGCTAAATATGTACATCATTCGGGTATTTTTCCTTTATGTACCATCGGTTAATTCGGTTAAAATCGGTTAAttggaataataccaaccagcaacGGACATTGAGTCAAAActacgtgagaagtttggggtaagtaaagcatttccttgttataaaagcagtccaaaattcaactttttatcacaacgcgatatattaaaaaactaaattttgagagggcctacgctgactcttttaattctagtttaaaatagatagatagatagatagatagatttattattatcttttcactcattacatgatacaagaaaaatacataagaataatacattataaagataataataatacaaatataataattatggaaatgcataatacaacgatgagtgaaggaattacagtaaaggcccaaaggcctgtagctctgtaaccccttgatacaggtatatggcatttatttgacatggcagcaggttggtagacaacaaaatgccgagtccaaccaaccagctgccatgtccatcaatgacatatcctatgttaacatttaaggaaaaaacaaagaaaaacaaaatgcacatatcaaaaactaattattgaagtaaattaatgaaattagtgaacaaaatattggtgaggtacacatgattgaaagactaagaatagctttgcataagatgttgtttatactttttccggaattgcttcactgatgacgagcacttgatatcagaatcaatagcattccaaagctttatacctgcatatttaatagatttctcacaaaagactttcttgactcgaggtaagatgagattgtttctatatctagtgtttatagcgtgaatttcagagtgctttgtaaaaaggtcgtcaaacacattgggtaataagcaatttgtatgtttatacatgaatgtcccaagctctagagcg includes:
- the LOC140164010 gene encoding neuronal acetylcholine receptor subunit alpha-7-like, which translates into the protein MTFTIMCRVDARFFPFDTQRCQSKFGSWTYKTQYMDLTLAERNASDSRKDFVENGVWDLTDVQFHRNDTFYVKYGNYSEIVFTLFLTRRPTFYVLTVTIPCFLLSVINVMVFILPTESGEKVSLGITNVLALVLFQQLIAGIMPPTSDKSPLISYYFTPMIITGCLAVMTGVIVAYLHQQDGKSDVPKWICILAKKKPAYNPSLDQNTNDSDNEGHGNLDPKLNDKRHIRKNQSLEEIKTENNAEIENTYTNLYKSTDAGSRMGNTTSVFLTKYNGHLIDNIVTWKDIATAINRIMLAVCLCITVVSVLVIVFLYKFM